Within Streptomyces sp. SS1-1, the genomic segment CCGCCTCGCTGCCGAGCATCCGGGCCGCCACCGAGGCGCCCTCGATGCTGTGGCTGCAGTGACCGGCCTTCATGTGCCACAGCTCGTGGCCGAGGATCACCAGCTGGTGGTCGGGCGCGGTGCGTTCCTCGATCACCACGAGGTCCTGGTCGGCCATGTCGAGCCACAGCCCGCTCGCGGTGCCCGGCGGGAAGGCGGCCGTACGGAAGTGGACGGGGCGGCCCCGGCGTCTGCCCATCGCGTCGCACAGCGCGCCGTACAGCGTCTCGGGCGCCGCGGGTGCGGGAAGCCTGAGCTCCGCGACCAACTCGCTGCACAGGCGGCGCATTTCCCTACCGATGCCCAATGGTCTC encodes:
- a CDS encoding toxin-antitoxin system, toxin component yields the protein MRRLCSELVAELRLPAPAAPETLYGALCDAMGRRRGRPVHFRTAAFPPGTASGLWLDMADQDLVVIEERTAPDHQLVILGHELWHMKAGHCSHSIEGASVAARMLGSEADLRSAVLKVAARNHFDQAEEKEAESFGLLLASKCRAWLADSSARGRRDHLAGRIEASLGYLGPQK